In the Corynebacterium anserum genome, CGTGACGGCATCGAGTCTGTCGTTGCCAAGATCCGAGCCCGTGGGGAGAAGATCTAACAAATGGCACGTAACGATATTCGCCCAATCATCAAGCTGAAGTCTACGGCTGGCACCGGTTACACCTACGTCACCCGTAAGAACAAGCGCAACAACCCGGATCGAATGACTCTGAAGAAGTACGATCCAGTAGCCCGCAAGCACGTCGAATTCCGCGAGGAGCGATAATCTATGGCTAAGAAGTCCAAGATCGCTAAGAACGAGCAGCGCAAGGAAATCGTCGCCCGCTATGCGGAGCGTCGCGCTGAGCTCAAAGCCATCATCAGGAACCCAAACACCTCTGACGAGGACCGTATGGAAGCACAGTGGGAGCTGAACCGTCAGCCTCGCAATGCTTCCCCAGTCCGTGTTCGCAACCGCGACGCCGCTGACGGCCGTCCACGCGGTTACCTGCGTAAGTTCGGCCTGTCCCGTGTCCGTGTCCGCGAAATGGCTCACCGCGGTGAGCTGCCAGGCGTCCGTAAGTCCAGTTGGTAAGGGGGAAGATTCCTAATGAAGCGCAATAACATCAAGAAGGCGCGGATGGAGCAGTCCCGCCGCCCAAAGAAGAACCCTCTCAAGGCCGAAGGCATCGAGACGGTTGACTACAAGAACTACGTTCTGCTACGTAAGTTCATCTCCGATCGTGGCAAGATCCGCTCTCGCCGCGTCACCGGTCTGACCCCACAGCAGCAGCGTGAAGTCGCTACTGCCATTAAGAACGCTCGCGAGATGGCTCTGCTTCCATTCAACGCTCGCTAATTGTTGACCTCGTAACAACGAGGCCAGCACGCAGCTTCTTAAGACGTTTAACAGACACTCCAAAGACCCGCCCCCGCATAAGTTCCAGGGGCGGGTCTTTGGCGTACACGTAGACAACAGTCCCAGCGGGAGGAGTTGGCGTCGCAGGAAATAAAAAACTCACTAGGATAGTTACAGCCAACACGACATGACCTCAGACAAGCTGAAACATCAATCCAAGGAGTCAACAACGGTGAGCAACAACTACCCCACCTACCCGTCCGGCAATGGACACAACCCCTACAACGATGACGAGTCGAACCCCCGCAGTCTCCAGGACAATAGTTTTACCGGTGGCTCCTCAGACTCTTCTCAGAATCCTTATCATTCCTTTCAGCAGAACTCATCCAACCCGTACACGCAGAACCCTCCTTCTACGCAAGGGTACGAGCCTTTCCCCCCCACGAACGACTATGGCTCGCGATACAGCGACACAGGCTACCTAGGCCACCTCGGTTGCCCGGGAGCAGGAAAGCGTCTACTCGGATTCATTTTGGATTCGCTCATCGCAGGAATCCTCACGTTCATCATCGTCTACATTCCCTATCATGACGAGATGCGGAACTTCTTCAGCTCCTTAGTAGACGTAGATTCAGAGGATTCCATCAGCACTGGTTTGGTCTTCACGACGATTATTGGAAGTATTGCCGTGTGGTATCTCTACCGAATGGGAATGGAGCTGTCCAAGGGTGCAACTCTGGGAAAGATGGCTATCGGCGCCCGCGTAGTGAAAGCGGACGGTTCCAAGCTCACGGCCAAGGATTCCTTCCTCCGCAACAGCTGGTACCTTATCCTGGAGTTACTTGGTGTCATCCCTTTTCTTGGCGCGCTCTTACAGATCGCGCTGTATGTGGCTCTCGGAGTGACCATCAGCAGGGACAAGCAGTACCAATCTTTTGCCGATAAGTGGGGCAACACGCTCGTCGTGAACAAGAATTAGCGGTCCTTGCCTGCCTTTTGCTGTAGCACGCTTGCGTAAGGGGTCAGGCTTTATAAGGCCACGCACCCCATATAAGATTCTGTAATCATGCTGGACGTACTCACCGGATTCCTCGTCGTCATCTTCGTTATCGCGTTGGGATTCGGTGTAGGCCGTCTCCGTTTGCTCGGTCCTGGGTCGGTTTATACCCTCAACATGTTCGTTTTCTGGATCGCTCTGCCCATGATGCTGATCCACTTCCTTTCCGACGCAGATCTCGCGCAACTATTCGGCGTGAATTTCGCAGTCGTAGCGATCAGCACGCTGGGTGCAGGAGCTGTCGGCTACGCAGGCTATCGCTTTATCGCCGGCAAATCCCGCAGCAACTCGCTGGTGGCGATGCTAGCCAGTTCCTACTGCAATGGAACACACCTGGGCATTCCTCTGATGGCTCATCTCATCGGTGACCCCACCGTCACTCTTCCCGTGGTCATGTTCCAAGTTGGCTTCTACGGACCATTGTCCGTGATGATGCTGGATTTAAGCTCCGAAAAACGCGCTTCCCACGGGCTCATTCGTGAACTAGTTCTGTCGATCCTGCGCAACCCCCTCATCATCGGAGCCGTGACTGGCATCGGCCTGGCTCTTCTCAAACAAAATACCGGTTTTGTGCTGCCCAAGCTGCTGGCTGAACCAATCGCCATGGTGTCTAATGCAACGGTCGCTGTGGCTCTCATTGCCTTCGGCATGTCCATGGCCGAGGTAAAAGTCCTGCAAAAGGGACTTTCCCCCGTACGGTCTGTGTTCGCCGCTTCCCTGGTGAAAACAGTCGTCCATCCGTTCATAGCCTGGTTACTGGGCGCCTTCGTCTTCGGTACCAGTGGATCCCTGCTGCTAGCCATGGTTCTCATCGCCGCACTGCCTACCGGACAGAACGTGTTCACCTATGCCCAACGCTTTGGAGTGAACACTGTGCTCGCCCGCGACACGGTGGTCATTGCCACCGCTCTATCTCTCCCCGCGATGGCAATCATCGTTGTACTGCTGGGTTAACGGCAACACACCCCACCCATGTGGTCTGCTCGGATAATACGGGGTTCCGGTGAGTACACCGGAACCCCGAACGAATTT is a window encoding:
- the rpmG gene encoding 50S ribosomal protein L33, which gives rise to MARNDIRPIIKLKSTAGTGYTYVTRKNKRNNPDRMTLKKYDPVARKHVEFREER
- the rpsR gene encoding 30S ribosomal protein S18, producing MKRNNIKKARMEQSRRPKKNPLKAEGIETVDYKNYVLLRKFISDRGKIRSRRVTGLTPQQQREVATAIKNAREMALLPFNAR
- the rpsN gene encoding 30S ribosomal protein S14, with the translated sequence MAKKSKIAKNEQRKEIVARYAERRAELKAIIRNPNTSDEDRMEAQWELNRQPRNASPVRVRNRDAADGRPRGYLRKFGLSRVRVREMAHRGELPGVRKSSW
- a CDS encoding RDD family protein, encoding MSNNYPTYPSGNGHNPYNDDESNPRSLQDNSFTGGSSDSSQNPYHSFQQNSSNPYTQNPPSTQGYEPFPPTNDYGSRYSDTGYLGHLGCPGAGKRLLGFILDSLIAGILTFIIVYIPYHDEMRNFFSSLVDVDSEDSISTGLVFTTIIGSIAVWYLYRMGMELSKGATLGKMAIGARVVKADGSKLTAKDSFLRNSWYLILELLGVIPFLGALLQIALYVALGVTISRDKQYQSFADKWGNTLVVNKN
- a CDS encoding AEC family transporter, which translates into the protein MLDVLTGFLVVIFVIALGFGVGRLRLLGPGSVYTLNMFVFWIALPMMLIHFLSDADLAQLFGVNFAVVAISTLGAGAVGYAGYRFIAGKSRSNSLVAMLASSYCNGTHLGIPLMAHLIGDPTVTLPVVMFQVGFYGPLSVMMLDLSSEKRASHGLIRELVLSILRNPLIIGAVTGIGLALLKQNTGFVLPKLLAEPIAMVSNATVAVALIAFGMSMAEVKVLQKGLSPVRSVFAASLVKTVVHPFIAWLLGAFVFGTSGSLLLAMVLIAALPTGQNVFTYAQRFGVNTVLARDTVVIATALSLPAMAIIVVLLG